Within the Mastacembelus armatus chromosome 10, fMasArm1.2, whole genome shotgun sequence genome, the region TCAACCTGGACCCTAGCACTTCTCCAGCTGTCATGAACATTGCTCTCCCCCCACCTCCAGGCATTAACCCACCTCCTCCAGGTAAAACCATAACTTTgatcacacagctgcagcttctgtcAGCACTGTAAAAAGTTATCAAGTATTATCCCATTAACACTATTTGAATAttaatttgttattttgatCTGCTGTTATAAATTAACACAAATCTGTGCAAAGTTGTTAAGAagaatttatttatcatttagcATGGTGTACAAGATTTAAAGACAGTGAGAGACAATAGATGAATAATGCCGtattctttcttttcatccACCAGGTTTCGGCCCACCAATGTTTCATCCCATGGGTCCCATGGCTCCACCTATGCCGCCTCCAATGAGTATGAGACCTCCTGGTCAAATTCACTATCCCTCCCAGGACCCTCAGCGCATGGGGGCTCATGCTGCACATGGCTCACGCCATGGAGATTAGCTGCTCGAGTGAAATCTTACTGTGATAACGAGTCATTCTTTTCCCTATGTAAAACACGGTCAGGATGCTTTCACTTCTGATGCTGTCAGTAGGCCTGAAACCTGCAGACTGCTTCTGACAGAAAGAAACTGCATAGGCAGTTATTCCTGACAGGACAACATCTGATTTATCCACCTCCAGTGCAATGAAATGAGCTGAGTGAGCACAATCTGTGTCTGGAGAGACAACAACCAGAATAGTGCAAGAAGGTTTCAGTTAAATACCAGAACAGCATCTAAACAGTAGAACATAAcatacctaaaaaaaaaacttcaaatatGAGACCAATGTGATCAAGGtcataagttttttttttttctgttttttttgtttgtttgtttgtttgtttgtttttttttacaggctcCTGTGGTTGGAGccactgtacatacaaaaaTGTGTACTTGAggttgaatttgtttttgtccaaTCCTGTAATGTGTCATATGGAGTCAAATTCTGGGAAGTGTTTTTAAACCTgtcaattttcagttttgtttacttttttttttttttgtaattgacaCAATCTTAATATTTCACAGAATATCTTAGTTATTGTAAGGcttcctttaaatgttttctcctGTCATTAAAATGACTGTCATTGATAACCTTGGAGTGCATATTATTCATTATGTAACAATTTGCTGTTATGTGTGCTTAGTGCAGAAAAGATGTGAAGCCAGAGTGTGAAAAGACTAAGTGAGAAGAGGGGGTGTCAGACACTGCTataagagaggaaaagaaagaatggGCAGAACTGATCAGCCGATGTCAATACTGTACTGGACTCTACTGTGGTAATTAACTAATTCCAGCATTCATAGTTTACCTCAGCTGGTCAaaccatttatattttatgcttGAGTGTGTTTTCCATCTCCCCTGTGCCCACAGATTAACATAGGGAGGAGAAGAGCAAGCATAGGTCAGTGCTTCAGTCTTTAGCTTGTCAACCCTTTTTCATAGTTCATTAGATTCAGGGCAATAATCAATTCCCCATCCCCTGGGTGCTCTGTTGAAGTTGGGTCGGTGACACATGCGATCCAGGGCGATGCCAGGCAGGTTCTGAGATTCTATTGCCTCAAAGTCAATCACTGGTATCACTCGCTTGCTGGTCATACCCCCCCCAAATGGCATGGCAGatctgagggaaaaaaaaaaagtctttactAAATAGGCTGAACGCATTGCATTTCATGTTCCTGGCAAAGCATGACCTGGGTATCATAATGGCTAACACTTCTTCCCATAAAGAGGAGGGGTGGGGAAATTTGGATGATACATGATATCTAGTCTGGTCATTTCTGATTTTAACCTGAGGTCCTGTTAAGAGCAGTGAACCACCAGAGATTCAATATGAAGCTGGCTGTGTGATGGACCTCTTCAACTTGTGAGGCTGCTCTGACCATTAGTTGAGAATAGATTTAATACAGCATAATCTTCAAGGTGTAATCAAATCCCTCCATGGGAGGTCCAGTTTCAGACTGACTAGCAGAAACAATTTGACTGACAGCAGTAACTGACCCAGGCTTTGTCTTTATATATTCTCCATTTCTCCATGTGCCCAAACTTATCCTTTTCCCCACCTTACTGTTACACAGTTCCTTGTGTGAGAAACATGATTCCCTTTCGTGCGCAATCTGTTGTGGGGGCATTAGAAGCTCGCAGTGCCTCAGTGGATCGTCTTTCAAGAGCTTGGGTTCAAAATAGCCATCAACACAGCCACACTCCAAGGAGCGTGCAAACCATGGACTGCATTAATTTTCAATCTGTGGAAACATGGAGTGGAGCCGAGGGAAGATGATGGCCATGGATAAAACAGttaggttgtgtgtgtgtctatttgaAGATGGGTAGGTCACAACGCCTGTGCTTCCAGCTGGACAGGATGTAAATATTCATGATGTTTTGGGTGAAGTGGGGTAGTGACTGGTAAGAGATGGAAAAGTGGAATTACCTGTTGAAGCACCTGTAGTTCGCAAGCTGTACCCTTTGTGGGACCTGGGGAAGCTGGGTATTGAGGGTGCTCAGGAGCTCTTGGTTCTTTCCCAGAGCTTCCCTCCATGGGGAGCAGTAGGATTTGGGGATTACTGTTGTGTTGAACTTTTCATGAGGAATTTCCTTCAGAGGACCAGAATATcctgacacaaacaaaaatctaatatcAGCACATAAAATATGACAACCCTTGTGGGTAAAGAGAGAGCAGTGTTACTTTAAAATAgagtaatttatgttttaaattcaaagtAAGCAAGATAAAGTCCCCTGTGTGAAAAAATGGATAATCCTTGAGTTTTCAAACTAATTACAAAGCCCATTTGATAACTTCAAAAAAAAGCAAGCCCGAACAAAGCGCTAACAGATC harbors:
- the LOC113144461 gene encoding myozenin-2 isoform X2, coding for MQAGVDDVAKLRMLQARALANEVRGGDLNLGKKISVPREIMIEELHLPSNRGSRMFQERQKRVDRFTVENPVNGPYNTHNAHLEAIPPSQTIPEPQGGKENQAFSIPGYSGPLKEIPHEKFNTTVIPKSYCSPWREALGKNQELLSTLNTQLPQVPQRVQLANYRCFNRSAMPFGGGMTSKRVIPVIDFEAIESQNLPGIALDRMCHRPNFNRAPRGWGIDYCPESNEL